The sequence below is a genomic window from Leisingera sp. M658.
AAGGATGTAGATCATCGCAGGCACCATGATGAAACCGCCGCCGACACCCATGATGGCGGCCAGAATACCGACGCAAATGCCGACCAGCACCGGCGGGATCACTGAAATGTACAGGCCCGAGGTGCGGAACCGCATCTTGAACGGCAGGGCATGTACCCAGCTGCGCTGGCGCCGTGCTGCAGGGGCCGCGCCGCCCGCTTTCTTGGACTTGCGGATGGCGTTCAGGCTTTCGACGAACATCAACCCGCCGACCACACCCAGGAAGACGACATAGCAAAGCTTGACCAGCAGATCGACCTGGCCAAGCGCCTTGAGGTAGTTGAACACCACCACCCCAAGCGCCGCGCCCATCAGGCCGCCGGCCTGCAGCACAAGCCCCATCTTGATATCGACCGTGCGCCTTCGAAAATGCGCCAGCACGCCGGAAAAGGACGAGGCGACAATCTGGTTCGCTTCCGTAGCCACCGCCACGGCCGGCGGGATGCCGATGAAAAACAACAGCGGCGTCATCAGAAAGCCGCCGCCGACTCCGAACATGCCCGAGAGAACCCCGACCATTCCCCCGAGGCCCAGGAGAAGGAAGGCATTGACCGAGACCTCAGCTATGGGAAGGTATATCTGCATGGTCCTTGTTAAACCGCAGTTCGTTCAGAAATCAATGATCTATGCCGCTCTGCAGCGTGCAGGACTGATTTGACGCATCAAACTGGACTTATCGTTGGGTTTGCGGAACGGGGGCAGGCGGGACGCTCCCGCGCCCGCAGGAGATGGCTGCGCCATCCCCTTGGCGGCCTTGGGCCGGGCACCGCACTGCGTGCGCTGCAACAGGGGTCTGCTGTGACGCCTCTGATGGGCAGAAAGGGAAACACCCGGCGCGGGGCCGGGTGTTTCAGCAGGGCAGACGCAGGGCTTAACGCTCTTTGACGTAAGGCTCGCCGCCAGCGCGGGGCGGGATTGCCTTGCCGACAAAACCTGCAAGAATCACCACCGTCAGCACGTAAGGCAGTGCGTCCATCGCCTGCACTGGAATGGTGATGCCGCCCAGTTCGATGTTCTGGAACCGCAGCGCGACGGCCTGCAAAAGGCCGAACAGCAGGCAGGCGCCCATCGCGTGCCAGGGCCGCCACTTGGCAAAGATCAGCGCCGCCAGCGCAATGAACCCGCGGCCCGCTGTCATGTCCTTGACAAAGCCTGCCTGCAACGCGGTGGCCAGATAAGCACCGGCAATGCCGCACAACAGGCCGCAGATCATCACTGCGGCATACCGCAGGCCAACTACGGAAACACCTGCAGTATCCACCGCCGCCGGGTTTTCCCCCACCGCACGCAAGCGCAGGCCAAAGCGGGTGCGGAACAGCACCCACCAAGTGGCAGGCACCGCCAGAAAGGCGATGTAGACCAGGATCGAATGGCCAGACAGCAGCTCGGAATAAACCGGCCCCAGTCCCGGCACGCCGGACAGGCTGTCGGCAAACGGCAAGGAGACCGGGCCAAACCGGCCGCCGCTGATCAGCGAAGGTGTGCGGCCGCCTTGCTGGAACCAGTCCTGTGCGATCAGCACGGTCATGCCTGCCGCGAGAAAGTTGATCGCCACGCCGGAAATCAGCTGATTGCCGCGGAAGGTGATCGACGCCACCCCGTGCAGGCCCGCCAGCACCAGCGAAGATCCGATACCGGCAAGCAGCCCCAGCCAGACATTGCCGGTGACGGCAGCGACAGCGGCGGAAAAGAAGGCCGCCATCAGCATCTTGCCTTCCAGGCCGATGTCGAAGATGCCCGCGCGTTCGGAAAAGAGGCCCGCGAGACAGGCCAGCAACAGCGGCGTCGCCAGACGGACGGTGGAGTCCAGCAGTTGGATGATCGTCAGGAAATCCATCAGCTCCGCCCCTTCCGCACCGCCAGAAAGATCTTTTCAAGCGGCATCCGCACCATGTTGTCCAGCGCGCCGGTGAACAGGATCACCAAGGCCTGGATCACCACGATCAGCTCGCGCGGGATTGAGGTCCAGAGCGCCAGCTCGGCGCCGCCCTGATACAGGAACCCGAACAGGATCGCCGCCAGGAATACGCCGAACGGATGGTTGCGGCCCATCAGTGCCACCGCAATGCCGATGAAACCGGCGCCTTCGGTGGCGTTCAGCACCAGCCGTTCGGCCTCGCCCATCACGTTGTTGACCGCCATCATGCCGGCCATCGCGCCGGAGATCAGCATCGCGATCATGACAGTCCGGACCGAGGAGATGCCGGCATAACGCGCTCCGGGTTCCGATTTGCCAAGCGAGCGGATTTCATAGCCCAACGGAGTGCGCCAGATCAGCAGCCAGATAAACAGGCAGGCGCCGACAGCAACCAGCAGGCTGACATTGGCCGGCGCCGATTTGGAAAAGCTGATGCCGACCGGGGCCAGCAGCTCATGCAAAGACGGCAGATGCACAGCTTCGGGAAACCGCGCGGTGGCCGGGTCCATCGAGCCTTGGGGGCGCAGCACGTTGACCAGCACATAATTCAGCACCGCCGCGGCGATGAAGTTGAACATGATGGTGGTGATCACGATATGGCTGCCGCGTTTGGCCTGCAGGTAGGCAGGGATTGCGGCCCATGCGGCGCCGAAAATCCCGGCACCCAAGGCGGCAAAAACCAGCGCCAGCGACCAATGCGGCCAGGGGATCAGCAGGCAGACCAGCGCCACGCCAAGCCCGCCCAGCATCGCCTGGCCCTCGCCGCCGATGTTGAACAGGCCGGCATGGGCAGCAACCGCCACGGCAAGGCCTGTGAACATGAAATTTGTGGCGTAATACAGCGTGTAGCCCCAGCCATAGGTCGAGCCTAGGGCGCCATCAACCATCAGTTTGACCGCGGCGACCGGGTCTTCGCCGATCCCGAGGATTACCAGGGCTGACAGGATCGCGGCCAGCAAAAGACTGATCAGCGGGATCAGGACCACATCGGCCCATTTCGGCATCTTTTCCATTTACGCGGCCTCCCCCGCGACACCGGCCATCAACAGGCCCAGCTCTTTCTCGTCGGTCTGATCGGCGGGGCGTTCCCCCATGATCACGCCGTCGAACATCACCGCAACCCGGTCCGCCAGCGACAGGATTTCCTCCAGCTCAACCGAGACCAGCAGGATCGCCTTGCCTTGATCGCGCAGCTCGACGATCTGTTTGTGAATGAATTCGATGGCGCCGATATCGACACCGCGGGTCGGCTGGCCGATCAGCAACAGCTCGGGGTTCCGCTCAATCTCGCGCGCGACGACGATTTTCTGCTGGTTGCCGCCGGAAAAGCTTTTGGCGGCCAGCCAGGGATCCGGCGGGCGCACGTCGAACTTCTCCATCTTGGCTTCGGTATCCGCCCGCAGGGCGGCGTTATCCATCAGCAAACCATTCCTGTAAGCCGGATCGCGGTGATAGCCAAAGGCCACGTTCTCCCAGGCGTGGAAGTCCATGATGAGGCCCTCGCGCTGGCGGTCCTCCGGCACATGACCGATATGGGCGTCCCGCCGCGCACGGGCGTCTGCGCCCTGGCCGCGCAGCGGCAAGGGGCTGCCATGCAGTTTTATGCTGCCGCTGCCTGCGCGCATGCCGCCCAGAACCTCCAGCAACTCTGACTGGCCATTGCCAGCCACGCCTGCGATGCCGACAATCTCGCCCGCGCGCACGGTCAGGTTAATCCCCTTGACGCGTTCAACGCCGGCCTCATCCACCACCCGCAGGTTCTCAATCTCCAGGATCGGGGCACCGGGCCGGGCAGGCACCTTGTCCACCCGCAACAGCACCTTGCGGCCGACCATCAGCTCGGCCAGATGTTCGGGGCTGGTCTCAGCCGTTTTGACGGTGGCGGTCATCTGGCCGCGCCGCATCACCGAAACGGTGTCGGTATACTCCATGATCTCCCGCAGCTTGTGGGTGATCAGGATGATGGTTTTGCCTTCGGCGCGCAGCCGGTCGAGGATACGGAACAGCTGGTCGGCCTCGGAGGGTGTCAGCACGCCGGTCGGCTCGTCCAGGATCAGGATCTCGGCCTTGCGGTACAGTGCCTTGAGTATCTCAACCCGCTGCTGCATGCCGACACCGATCTCGTCAATGCGGGCATCTGGGTCCACAAACAGCTCGTATTCCGCCTCCAGCGCCTTCAGCTCCTTGCGGGCGCGGCGCAGCGAAGGCATCAGCATGCCGCTGTCCTCGGCGCCCAGCACGATGTTTTCCAGCACGGTGAAGTTCTCCACCAGTTTGAAATGCTGGAACACCATGCCGATGCCGGCAGCAATCGCCGCCTGGCTGTCGGGGATCGCGGTGCGTTGCCCCTTGATCCAAACCTCGCCTTTGTCGGCCTTGTAGAATCCATAGAGGATCGACATCAGCGTTGATTTTCCCGCACCGTTTTCCCCGATGATCCCGTGAATGGTGCCGGGGGCGACGCTGATCGAGATGTCCTTGTTCGCCTGGACCGGGCCAAAGGCCTTGGAAATACCTTTGAGTTCAATGGCGGGGGCGGTCAATCGGGCTCTCCCATGCCTGTAAATCCAATCAGCCGCACCACCTTGCCGTCCTCAAGATCAGCAAAATACTGGCCGCGCACCATGCGCTGGCCGTCCTTTTCGAAATCCACCGTGGCGCGCACGTGGCCATGGTGTTCCGAGACGGCAACCACCTTGGCCGCGCCACCGGGCATCATCGCGCTGAACTGCGCGACATATTCCAGATAGGCATCACGGCCTTCGATTGGGGCAGGAGAGTTGGGATCGGAGTAGTAAAAACGAGGCCCGATGGCCGCGTCCGTTTTTGCAGCGCGGCCTTCAGGCGTTGGGTCGCCCCAGGCCGCAAACAGAGTGTGAAGTGAATCCGTCATGGCCTGGGGCTTTCTCTTTAGAAGCTCAGCGCGGGGCAGCTGTCATCCGACATGTAATCGTGCACCTTGATCTCGCCCGAGGCGATTTTGGCGGCAGCTTCATCCACGGCGGATTGCATCTCGGCAGAGACCAGGGAGGCGTTGTGCTCGTCCATGGCATAGCCGACACCGCCGTTGGCCAGGCCCATGACAGAGAAGCCGGTTTCCATGTCCGTGCCGTCGGTGAAGGCCTCAAACACGGCGTTACCGACCTTTTTGGTCATCGAGGTCAGCACCTTGCCCGGATGCAGGTGGTTCTGGTTGCTGTCCACGCCGATCGACAGGATACCTTCGTCAGCTGCGGTCTGCAGCACGCCGACGCCAGTGCCGCCTGCCGCGGCATAGACCACGTCAGCGCCCTGGCTGATCTGCGCCTTGGTCAGCTCGGATCCCTTCACCGGGTCGTTCCAGGCCGCCGGCGTGGTGCCGGTCATGTTGGAGATCACGTTGGCGTCCGGATTGGCCGCCTTGACCCCTTCGGCATAGCCGCAGGCGAACTTGCGGATCAGCGGAATGTCCATGCCGCCGATAAAGCCGACAGTGTTCGATTTCGACGCCATCGCCGCCATCATGCCAACCAGATAGGAACCTTCGTGCTCGTTGAACACAACCGAGCGCACGTTGTCGCCTTCAACCACCATGTCGATGATGGTGAATTTGGTGTCAGGATAATCCGCAGCCACCTGGCCCAGGGCATCGGCAAAGGCAAAACCGACCATCACAATCGGGTTGGCGCCGGCCTCGGCAAAGCGGCGCAGCGCCTGCTCGCGCTGGGCTTCGGACTGCAGCTCGATCTCGCGGTAGTTTCCGCCGGTCTCATCGGCCCAGCGCTGGGCGCCGCCATGGGCCGCCTCGTTAAAGCTTTTGTCGAACTTTCCGCCCAGGTCGAAGATCAGCGCAGGCTCGGCCAGCGCGGCACCTGCGGTCAGGGCCAGCGACGCGGCTGCGCCCATCAGCGATTTCATCAGGGTCATCAGGTTAACTCCCACTGTCATTATTGTTGGATGCAGCGGGGGTTTTCCGCTGCCCGGCCCCGTTCAGGCCTTAAAGGGTGCGGCAATTTAGCCTGCAGGTCGGGGAGGGGGTCAACCGCTTTTTGACCAAATGGTGCGGAATCCGCGCAACTGGCCTAAGGTAACGCTTTCCGCATCAGGATCGCGTCCGCTGCGGCGGCACCCTGGCGGGGGTAGTAGCCCTTCCGGCGGCCGCACTCCGCGAATCCGCCGGCCCGGTAAAGTGCCTGCGCTGGGGCATTGTCCTCGGCCACCTCCAGGAAGGCTTCGGCGGCACCTCGATCCAGGACGGCTGTTTCCCACTCGGCCATGCAGCGCCGCGCCAATCCCTGGCGCTGATGCGCAGGATCGGTGGCAATTGTCAGCAGTTCCGCCTCATCGGCAATTACCCGCACCAGGGCAAAACAGCGGGCATCGCCGGCGGCGAAAACCAGCGGGCTGTCCAGCAGTGCGGCAAACTCTGCCGCGTTCCAAGGGCGGGACCGGGTAAAGGCCGCGGCATGGGTCGCGGCCATCTTCTTTGGTGTCAGCGGTTCACTCATCAATCAGCGCAGGCGGAACATCACTGGAAGGCGCCGCATCTGCAGCGCGCAGGTACAGCGGTGCAGGCGGCTCAGTCACGGTGCGGAACTGTGCAGCGGCAATGCGTGCAACAGCTTCGGCAATCCCCGCCGGGCTTGCCTCGGGCGCAAAGGCCAGCCCGGCACCGCGGGCGGCATCTTCAGCCTCCTGGCGCGGCATCAGACGCGGTGCCTCGCCGGGCAATGCGGCATAGATCTGATCGCGCGGGGCGGGCACGGCGGGCAGGGTGCCTTCGGCAGCGCGGGCCTCAAACCCGTCGACGCCCACCGCCGGCACCTCCAGCCCCAGCGCCAGCCCGCGGGCGGCGGAAACGGCAATGCGGATGCCGGTGAAATTGCCGGGGCCGATGCCAACGCCAATCGCATCCAGATCCTGCCAGGTGGCACCGCCTTCGGCCAGCACCTCCTCCAGCAGCAGCATCAGCCGCTCAGCCTGGCCGCGGGTCATTTCCTCGAGCCGGGAGGCCAGCACCACATCGCCGCGCAGCAAAGCGGCCGCACAATGCGCGGCCGATGTGTCAAAACCCAGAACCAGCGGTTCGGACGTCATGGTTTGCCCTTTCGCAGCCAGTCAGACAGCAACCGGGCGCACCTCGGTGACTTCCGGGATGTAATGGCGCAACAGGTTCTCGATACCCATCTTCAGGGTCAGGGTCGAAGACGGGCAGCCGGCGCAGGCGCCCTGCATATGCAGATAGACCACACCGCGGTCAAAGCCGTGGAAGGTGATGTCGCCACCGTCCTGAGCCACCGCCGGGCGCACCCGGCTGTCCAGCAGCTCCTTGATCTGGTTGACGATCTCGGCATCCTCGCCGGAATGCTCGGCATGGCCGGAGGCTGGGTCGGCCGAGCCGTCCGCCATCACCGGCTGGCCGGATTGGAAATGCTCCATCACCGCGCCCAGGATAGCGGGCTTGATGTGGTCCCACTCAACGCTGTCCGCCTTGGTCACGGTCACAAAGTCATTGCCGAAAAAGACGCCGGTCACGCCGTCTACCGCAAAGATACGCGAGGCCAGCGGCGATTTGCCTGCGGCATCAGCACTTGGGAAATCAGCGGTGCCTGCTTCCAGAACGGTCTGGCCCGGCAGGAATTTCAGCGTCGCCGGGTTGGGCGTGGATTCAGTCTGAATGAACATGTCGGGTCTCCGTTAAGCGTGCCCCCGATATGCGCCCTGCGGCCCGCCAAGTCAAGATTTGGAACTATTCTAAATCGTTCGGGCTGCGGCGTGATCCAAAGCCTGTTCCAGCCGGTCGTCGCCCCAGAACAGTTCTGTGCCGCTGGTGAAGCTGGGCGCGCCGAAAATGCCTGCGGAGCTGGCCGCCTCGGTCTGTGCGCGCAGTGCCGATTTGATTTCAGGCGATTGCGCGCGGTCCAGCAGGTCCGCATCCAGTCCAGCTTTGTGCAAACAGTCCAGCAGAACGGGTTCGGCGGAGATATCGGCCCCGTCGCCGAACTGGGCCAGATACACGGCCTGTGCAAAAGCTTCGGTCCGGTCCTGCTCCGATGCGGCCAGCGCCAGCCGTGCAGCCATCAGTCCGTTTTGCGGAAACGGATCGGGGTGGCGGAACCGCAGACCGCGGGCTGCGCAGATCCGCTGCATGTCGCGCCACATATAGCGCCCTTTGGCCGGGTAGAGGTTGAACGGCGACGTGTCCCAGCCCTGGGCGGCAAAGATAGGACCCAGCAGAAACGGCTTCCAGATAACAGCAATGCCGCGCGCTTTGGCGGCGCTGCTGATCCTCATCGCGCTGAGATAGGAGTAGGTGGAGGCAAATTCGAACCAGAAAGCGACACTGCGTTCCATTGGCTTTACCCCCCCAAAAAAAAACTGTCAGGTAATGGCTTCCAGTTTTTCTTTCGACAGATCGCCTGGCACGATGGTGATCGGCACCGGCAGGGCGCCGGATGTTTTGGTCAGCTGAGTGACCAGCGGTCCCGGCCCTTTGCGCCCGGTGCCGGCACCCAGTACCAGCACGCCGATTTCCGCGTCGTCCTCAATGTACTTCAGAATTTCGGGCACCGGTTCGCCTTCGCGGATCACCAGATCGGGGTCGACGCCTTGGCGGTCGCGCATCCATTTGGCAAAGACCTCGAAATGGGCGTGGATCCGCTCGCGCGCCTCTTCCCGCATCACTTCGCCGACTCCGATCCAATGGTTGAACTCATCCGGCGGGATGACTGACAGGATGGTCACGCCCGCACCGGTATGCGCCGCCCGCATCGCGGCAAAGCGCATCGCGTTCAGGCATTCGCGGCTGTCATCCAGGACCACTAGGAATTTGCGCATCTTCGCTCTCTCGTTGTTCCGCAGCGGATCATGAACCAAGCGGGCGCATCAGGCAATAGAGCCACAACTGCCTGGCCGTTGCGTTCATCTGGCTCTAGGCATACCGCCAGTCAGGCTTGAGGGGGCGCTCCCGCTCCCGCAGGAGTTTCCGGCTGTGCCGGAACCCCCTTGGCGGCATTGGGCCGGGCGCCGCGCAGATGCGCGGCGCGGCACCGTGCGCAGGCACGGTGCAATGCCCAACCGCATCGCGGGCTTTTGCAAAAAAAGGCCGCAGGCGGACGGGAGCCTTGGCCGGCAGCGCTGTGCGCGCAGAACGTTACCGCTGGCCGGACGCCCAGTCCCAGTACATATCGCGCACCAGCTTGGCTACGGGACCGGCCTGATACTGGCACGCGTCAAAGGCGGTGACTGGGGTGATCTTGCTCATATTGCCGGAGAGAAAGACCTCGTCGGCCTCTTCGAAGTCCTGATAGCCTAGCACGCACTCATGTACCTTGATACCGTCTGCGCGCATGTGGCCGATGTGGCGGGCGCGGGTGATGCCGGCCAGAAACGTGCCGTTTGGGATCGGAGTGAACACCTCGCCATCGCGCACCATGAAGACATTGCTGGTCGCGGTTTCCGCCACATTGCCCATCGCATCCAGCGCCAGCGCATTGGAGAACCCTTTGCTGCGTGCCTCCCGCAGCATCCGGGCGTTGTTGGGGTACAGGCAGCCGGCCTTGGCATTCACCACCGCGTTTTCCAGGACGGGACGGCGGAAGCGGGTGCGGGTGAGCGTTGCCGCAGCAGCTTCCGGCGCCATCGGGATTTCCTCCAGACTGACCGCAAAGCAGGTGCTGTCCGCCTTGGGCGCGATCAGGGTTTCATCCCCGTCGGCCGCCCAGTACATGGGCCGGATATAGACCGCAACACCAGCCGCAAACCCCTCCAACCCTTCGCGGACTACCTCCACCATCTGCTCTGCCGAAAGCGTAGGCGTCATCATCAGCGCCTGGGCCGAAGCATTGGTGCGGGCGCAGTGCAGGTCCAGATCCGGGGTCACCCCGTCAAAGAACCGGGCGCCGTCAAACACCGAAGACCCCAGCCACATCGCATGATCCGCGGCCCGCATCACCGCCAGGTTGCCGTCATGCCATTTGCCGTCAAAATAGGTCCGGATAGTGCTGCCCGCTGCCATTTCATTGCCCTCGCTTTACGTGGCGAAACCTAGGCAGAGTTGGTGCGGCCGTCCAGACGGGCTTGCGGTCCAGACGGGTGGAATAGCGACCTTGAGATGCGCAAGTATCATGTTTTTCAGTGCCTTATGCGGCGGGCGTCGCGGATCTGACGTGGCGTCTTGTAGGTCAGTATTGCTGCCCATTTGTTTCGCGCGCGAAACATTCGGACAGTAATGCTGACCTGATCAACTCTTGCGTGTGCTGCCGGCAGGGTCCTGCGCGCCGCAAGGCGCGCCCGGCCCAACCGGGCAAGCGCATCTTGATGCGCGCAGGCCCGGACGGGAGTGCCTGGCTCCGGTTTGCTACGCAGCCGGTTTCAGCCCGGTCTTGCCAAGAATGGCCCCAGCGTCCTGCTGCCATCGGGCTTTCAGCCCGGCATTCGGGGTGCGGCGCAGACCCATGGCCTTGAGCCCTTCGAACTTCTCCGATGCTTCCTGGCCAAAGCTTGCGGCCACGCGCGGCCACCAGTAATCTGCCAGCTCCTGCAGGGCATCAGTACCTTGCGCCTCCACCAGCACCATCAGGCCTTCTTCGGCCAGTTCAGCATGGTGTGCCTCGACGGGCAGAATAGCGCGGAAGGCTTCGGCCAGCGGCTGGTAGGAGACATGGGACAGCTCCTCCAGCTGCAGTGCCACCGCACGGCCCATCAAGAGGTTCATCATCACCGCATCCGCCCAGCCTTCCAGCGGGTAGTTGAACACGGCCAGCCGCATGTCGTGCTTGGTCCGGCTCTGGCCGATATCCGCGCCGCGTTCCAGCCGGGCAGTCCAGGGGTGGTGGTCGGCATAACGCTCAATATCCGCGCCGAAGTCACCCATAATGCGCAGGACTTTTTCGGCGCTGTCGCTTTTCTCCAGCACGATCTTGGCGGCGGCGATGCGGGCCTTGATGCCCGGACCTTCGTTGATGATGTCGGCAAAGCCCGCGGCGCCCGCCAATTCGCTGTCAACAAAGGTTGCCATCATCTTCATCAGTTCGGCGCGGTAGCGCGGCGGCACGTTGGAAGGGTTGCTGAGCACGCCGCCCTGAGCCAAGTAGTTCTCAATACTCATGTCATCAGTCATGATCCGTTCTCCCTTGGGCAGGCGTTACTGGTCGTAATCGACCACGACGTTGTCAGTGACCGGATAGGCCTGGCAGGACAGCACATAGCCCTTCTCTACCTCGTAATCCTCCAACGCATGGTTGGCGACCATCTCGACTTCACCCTCCAGCACCTTGCAGCGGCAGGTGGAGCAAACGCCGGCCTTGCAGGCATAGGGCGCATCCATTGCGTTTTCCAACGCTGCATCCAGCAGGGTCATGTCCTTGCCCATCTCGACGGTCTGGGTGGCGCCGTCCAAGGTGATCGCAGCCTTGGTCTGATTGGCGCTGCTGGCAGCATCACTTGCGGCGGCCTTGCGTTTGGCGCGGCCCGGCTGGGCAGAGGCGAACAGCTCAAACTTGATCTGGCTGTCGTCCAGACCGGCAGTGCGCAGCGCGGCGGCGATGCCCAGCATCATCGGTTCCGGGCCGCAGATGAAGGCGGTGCCGACCGATTTGATATCTATCCAACGCTCAAACAGCTGGGCGCATTTCTCCTCGGTCACCAGACCGGTGAACAGGTCGATTTCCTGCGCGTCCGATTCCAGCACATGGATCACGTTGAAGCGGCCCATGTAGAGGTTCTTGAGATCCTCCAGCTCCTCGCGGAACATGATCGTGTTCACGCCCTTGTTGGCGTAGACCAGTGTGAAGGAGGCGTTCGGCTCTGCCGCCAGCGTGGTCTTGAGGATCGACAGTACCGGGGTAATGCCGGAACCGCCGGCAAAGCCCAGGTAGTGCTTCTCGGCCGCCTCATTAAGCGGGGTGAAGAAACTGCCCATCGGCGCCATCGCCTGCAGGGTGTCGCCGGCCTTCAGGTCGGTGTTGGCCCAGGTTGAAAACGCGCCGCCGTCGACGCGCTTGATGCCGACCTGCAGGATGCCCTCATCGCGTCCGGCACAGATCGAGTAGCTGCGGCGCAACTCCTCGCCGTCGAAGTCGCGGCGGAAGGTCAGGTACTGGCCTTGGGTGAAATCGAATTCTTCTGCCGCGCCGCCCGCGGGCTTCAGGGTGACAACCACCGCATCGCGGATGGTTTTACGGACGTCGGTGACTTCAAGGTCGTGAAAGCGCGCCATCAGGGTCTCCTCAGATGCACTTGAAATAATCAAAGGGTTCAAGGCAGTCCTGGCAGCGCCAGTGGGCCTTGCAGGGGGTCGAGCCGAACTGGCTGACCTTGGTGACATGTGTACTGCC
It includes:
- a CDS encoding sulfite exporter TauE/SafE family protein, encoding MQIYLPIAEVSVNAFLLLGLGGMVGVLSGMFGVGGGFLMTPLLFFIGIPPAVAVATEANQIVASSFSGVLAHFRRRTVDIKMGLVLQAGGLMGAALGVVVFNYLKALGQVDLLVKLCYVVFLGVVGGLMFVESLNAIRKSKKAGGAAPAARRQRSWVHALPFKMRFRTSGLYISVIPPVLVGICVGILAAIMGVGGGFIMVPAMIYILGMPTKVVVGTSLFQIITVTAFTTMLHATTNYTVDIVLAVLLLVGGVIGAQIGTRIGVYLKAEQLRILLALMVIIVCAKLGLELLLQPAELYSLGAAGGH
- a CDS encoding ABC transporter permease, coding for MDFLTIIQLLDSTVRLATPLLLACLAGLFSERAGIFDIGLEGKMLMAAFFSAAVAAVTGNVWLGLLAGIGSSLVLAGLHGVASITFRGNQLISGVAINFLAAGMTVLIAQDWFQQGGRTPSLISGGRFGPVSLPFADSLSGVPGLGPVYSELLSGHSILVYIAFLAVPATWWVLFRTRFGLRLRAVGENPAAVDTAGVSVVGLRYAAVMICGLLCGIAGAYLATALQAGFVKDMTAGRGFIALAALIFAKWRPWHAMGACLLFGLLQAVALRFQNIELGGITIPVQAMDALPYVLTVVILAGFVGKAIPPRAGGEPYVKER
- a CDS encoding ABC transporter permease codes for the protein MEKMPKWADVVLIPLISLLLAAILSALVILGIGEDPVAAVKLMVDGALGSTYGWGYTLYYATNFMFTGLAVAVAAHAGLFNIGGEGQAMLGGLGVALVCLLIPWPHWSLALVFAALGAGIFGAAWAAIPAYLQAKRGSHIVITTIMFNFIAAAVLNYVLVNVLRPQGSMDPATARFPEAVHLPSLHELLAPVGISFSKSAPANVSLLVAVGACLFIWLLIWRTPLGYEIRSLGKSEPGARYAGISSVRTVMIAMLISGAMAGMMAVNNVMGEAERLVLNATEGAGFIGIAVALMGRNHPFGVFLAAILFGFLYQGGAELALWTSIPRELIVVIQALVILFTGALDNMVRMPLEKIFLAVRKGRS
- a CDS encoding ABC transporter ATP-binding protein yields the protein MTAPAIELKGISKAFGPVQANKDISISVAPGTIHGIIGENGAGKSTLMSILYGFYKADKGEVWIKGQRTAIPDSQAAIAAGIGMVFQHFKLVENFTVLENIVLGAEDSGMLMPSLRRARKELKALEAEYELFVDPDARIDEIGVGMQQRVEILKALYRKAEILILDEPTGVLTPSEADQLFRILDRLRAEGKTIILITHKLREIMEYTDTVSVMRRGQMTATVKTAETSPEHLAELMVGRKVLLRVDKVPARPGAPILEIENLRVVDEAGVERVKGINLTVRAGEIVGIAGVAGNGQSELLEVLGGMRAGSGSIKLHGSPLPLRGQGADARARRDAHIGHVPEDRQREGLIMDFHAWENVAFGYHRDPAYRNGLLMDNAALRADTEAKMEKFDVRPPDPWLAAKSFSGGNQQKIVVAREIERNPELLLIGQPTRGVDIGAIEFIHKQIVELRDQGKAILLVSVELEEILSLADRVAVMFDGVIMGERPADQTDEKELGLLMAGVAGEAA
- a CDS encoding nuclear transport factor 2 family protein; the encoded protein is MTDSLHTLFAAWGDPTPEGRAAKTDAAIGPRFYYSDPNSPAPIEGRDAYLEYVAQFSAMMPGGAAKVVAVSEHHGHVRATVDFEKDGQRMVRGQYFADLEDGKVVRLIGFTGMGEPD
- a CDS encoding BMP family protein yields the protein MTLMKSLMGAAASLALTAGAALAEPALIFDLGGKFDKSFNEAAHGGAQRWADETGGNYREIELQSEAQREQALRRFAEAGANPIVMVGFAFADALGQVAADYPDTKFTIIDMVVEGDNVRSVVFNEHEGSYLVGMMAAMASKSNTVGFIGGMDIPLIRKFACGYAEGVKAANPDANVISNMTGTTPAAWNDPVKGSELTKAQISQGADVVYAAAGGTGVGVLQTAADEGILSIGVDSNQNHLHPGKVLTSMTKKVGNAVFEAFTDGTDMETGFSVMGLANGGVGYAMDEHNASLVSAEMQSAVDEAAAKIASGEIKVHDYMSDDSCPALSF
- a CDS encoding GNAT family N-acetyltransferase → MSEPLTPKKMAATHAAAFTRSRPWNAAEFAALLDSPLVFAAGDARCFALVRVIADEAELLTIATDPAHQRQGLARRCMAEWETAVLDRGAAEAFLEVAEDNAPAQALYRAGGFAECGRRKGYYPRQGAAAADAILMRKALP
- the tsaB gene encoding tRNA (adenosine(37)-N6)-threonylcarbamoyltransferase complex dimerization subunit type 1 TsaB, which produces MTSEPLVLGFDTSAAHCAAALLRGDVVLASRLEEMTRGQAERLMLLLEEVLAEGGATWQDLDAIGVGIGPGNFTGIRIAVSAARGLALGLEVPAVGVDGFEARAAEGTLPAVPAPRDQIYAALPGEAPRLMPRQEAEDAARGAGLAFAPEASPAGIAEAVARIAAAQFRTVTEPPAPLYLRAADAAPSSDVPPALIDE
- a CDS encoding NifU family protein: MFIQTESTPNPATLKFLPGQTVLEAGTADFPSADAAGKSPLASRIFAVDGVTGVFFGNDFVTVTKADSVEWDHIKPAILGAVMEHFQSGQPVMADGSADPASGHAEHSGEDAEIVNQIKELLDSRVRPAVAQDGGDITFHGFDRGVVYLHMQGACAGCPSSTLTLKMGIENLLRHYIPEVTEVRPVAV
- a CDS encoding 2-hydroxychromene-2-carboxylate isomerase, whose translation is MERSVAFWFEFASTYSYLSAMRISSAAKARGIAVIWKPFLLGPIFAAQGWDTSPFNLYPAKGRYMWRDMQRICAARGLRFRHPDPFPQNGLMAARLALAASEQDRTEAFAQAVYLAQFGDGADISAEPVLLDCLHKAGLDADLLDRAQSPEIKSALRAQTEAASSAGIFGAPSFTSGTELFWGDDRLEQALDHAAARTI
- a CDS encoding universal stress protein, producing MRKFLVVLDDSRECLNAMRFAAMRAAHTGAGVTILSVIPPDEFNHWIGVGEVMREEARERIHAHFEVFAKWMRDRQGVDPDLVIREGEPVPEILKYIEDDAEIGVLVLGAGTGRKGPGPLVTQLTKTSGALPVPITIVPGDLSKEKLEAIT